Proteins encoded in a region of the Mesoflavibacter profundi genome:
- a CDS encoding peptide chain release factor 3, translating into MKFTEEIKRRRTFGIISHPDAGKTTLTEKLLLFGGAIQEAGAVKSNKIKKGATSDFMEIERQRGISVATSVLAFEYNGIKINILDTPGHKDFAEDTYRTLTAVDSVIVVIDVAKGVEEQTEKLVEVCRMRNIPMIVFVNKLDREGKDAFELLDEIEQKLKLTVTPLSFPIGMGYEFKGIYNIWEKNINLFSGDKRKNIEETIEISDINSPEINKIVGDKSADTLREELELVEGIYPEFNKENYLEGKLQPVFFGSALNNFGVRELLDCFIDIAPIPRPKKSEERLVKPNEKEFTGFVFKIHANMDPKHRDRLAFIKIVSGEFKRNTPYLHVRNNKKMKFSSPNAFFAEKKEIVDISYPGDIVGLHDTGNFKIGDTLTEGEIINYKGIPSFSPEHFRYINNADPLKSKQLYKGIDQLMDEGVAQLFTLELNGRKVIGTVGALQYEVIQYRLEHEYGAKCTYENLNVYKACWVDPEDEKNEEFKEFTRVKQRFLAKDKHDQLVFLADSAFSLQMTEQKYPSIKFHYVSEFK; encoded by the coding sequence ATGAAATTTACTGAAGAAATCAAACGAAGAAGAACTTTTGGTATAATATCGCATCCAGATGCAGGTAAAACAACACTAACTGAAAAATTATTACTTTTTGGTGGAGCAATACAAGAAGCTGGTGCTGTAAAAAGCAATAAAATAAAAAAAGGTGCTACTAGTGATTTCATGGAAATTGAAAGACAAAGAGGTATATCTGTAGCAACATCTGTTCTTGCATTTGAGTACAATGGTATAAAAATAAATATTTTAGATACGCCTGGACACAAAGATTTTGCAGAAGATACTTACCGTACATTAACCGCTGTAGATAGTGTAATTGTAGTAATTGATGTCGCTAAAGGTGTTGAGGAACAAACCGAAAAATTAGTAGAAGTTTGCCGAATGCGCAACATACCTATGATAGTGTTTGTTAATAAATTAGACCGTGAAGGAAAAGATGCATTTGAGTTATTAGATGAAATAGAACAAAAATTAAAGTTAACTGTTACACCATTAAGTTTTCCTATTGGCATGGGTTATGAATTTAAAGGAATTTATAATATATGGGAGAAAAACATTAATCTGTTTAGTGGAGATAAAAGAAAAAACATTGAAGAAACTATCGAAATTTCAGATATAAACTCACCTGAAATTAATAAGATAGTTGGAGATAAATCTGCCGATACTTTAAGAGAGGAATTAGAATTAGTTGAAGGAATCTATCCTGAATTTAATAAAGAAAATTACTTAGAAGGTAAACTACAACCAGTATTTTTTGGATCTGCCTTAAACAATTTTGGAGTAAGGGAACTATTAGATTGTTTTATAGATATTGCTCCTATACCAAGACCTAAAAAAAGTGAAGAACGCTTAGTAAAACCAAATGAAAAAGAGTTTACAGGTTTTGTTTTTAAAATACATGCTAATATGGATCCAAAACACAGAGACCGACTAGCTTTTATTAAAATTGTTTCTGGAGAATTTAAAAGAAACACTCCTTATTTACATGTAAGAAATAATAAGAAAATGAAATTTTCTAGTCCAAACGCCTTTTTTGCTGAAAAAAAAGAAATTGTAGACATTTCTTATCCTGGTGATATTGTAGGCTTACACGATACAGGTAACTTTAAAATTGGAGATACTTTAACAGAAGGAGAAATTATAAATTACAAAGGAATACCAAGCTTCTCACCAGAACATTTTAGATACATTAACAACGCAGATCCTTTAAAATCAAAACAACTTTATAAAGGTATTGATCAATTAATGGATGAAGGTGTAGCTCAATTATTTACCCTAGAACTTAATGGAAGAAAAGTAATTGGTACCGTTGGAGCTTTACAGTATGAAGTAATACAGTATAGATTAGAGCACGAATATGGCGCAAAATGTACATACGAAAATTTAAATGTATATAAAGCTTGTTGGGTAGATCCAGAAGATGAAAAAAATGAAGAATTCAAAGAATTTACTCGTGTAAAACAACGCTTTTTAGCAAAAGACAAACATGACCAATTAGTATTTTTAGCAGATTCTGCATTTTCTTTACAAATGACAGAACAAAAATACCCAAGTATTAAATTTCATTATGTTTCTGAGTTCAAATAA
- the rplJ gene encoding 50S ribosomal protein L10: MTREEKSQVIQDLTAQLADNANIYIADISGLNAVATSDLRRACFKANVKLAVVKNTLLEKAMEASDKDFGDLPSTLKGNTSVMYAEAGNAPAKVIKAFRKKSNKPLLKGAFIEEAIYLGDDQLDALVDIKSREELIGDIIGLLQSPAKNVISALKSGGNTLSGLVKTLSEREG; the protein is encoded by the coding sequence ATGACAAGAGAAGAAAAATCACAAGTAATTCAAGACTTAACTGCTCAATTAGCTGATAATGCTAATATCTATATTGCAGATATTTCTGGATTAAACGCTGTTGCAACTTCAGATTTACGTCGCGCATGCTTCAAAGCAAACGTGAAATTAGCAGTTGTTAAAAATACATTACTAGAAAAAGCAATGGAAGCTTCAGACAAAGATTTTGGAGACTTACCATCAACTTTAAAAGGTAATACTTCTGTAATGTATGCTGAGGCAGGGAATGCTCCAGCTAAAGTTATAAAGGCTTTCAGAAAAAAATCTAATAAACCTTTATTAAAAGGTGCATTCATAGAAGAAGCTATTTACTTAGGTGATGATCAATTAGACGCACTAGTAGATATCAAGTCTAGAGAAGAATTAATTGGTGATATTATAGGATTATTACAATCACCAGCTAAGAATGTAATTTCTGCTCTTAAATCAGGAGGAAATACATTATCTGGATTAGTAAAGACCTTATCAGAAAGAGAAGGTTAA
- the rpoC gene encoding DNA-directed RNA polymerase subunit beta' — protein MARKQDKNSVKRFNKISIGLASPESILAESRGEVLKPETINYRTHKPERDGLFCERIFGPVKDYECACGKYKRIRYKGIVCDRCGVEVTEKKVRRDRVGHINLVVPVAHIWYFRSLPNKIGYLLGLPSKKLDMIIYYERYVVIQPGNAKNEEGEPLQKMDFLTEEEYLNILETLPQDNNYLEDTDPNKFIAKMGAECLIDLLARIDLDGLSFELRHKANTETSKQRKTEALKRLQVVEALRESNEYRENRPEWMIMKVVPVIPPELRPLVPLDGGRFATSDLNDLYRRVIIRNNRLKRLVEIKAPEVILRNEKRMLQESVDSLFDNTRKSSAVKTDSNRPLKSLSDSLKGKQGRFRQNLLGKRVDYSARSVIVVGPELKLFECGLPKNMAAELYKPFVIRKLIERGIVKTVKSAKKIIDKKEPVVWDILENVLKGHPVLLNRAPTLHRLGIQAFQPKLIEGKAIQLHPLVCTAFNADFDGDQMAVHLPLGPEAILEAQLLMLASHNILNPANGSPVTVPSQDMVLGLYYMTKHKKSTPELVVKGEGLTFYSAEEVTIAYNEKRVDLNAGIKVRAIDFNEAGELVPQIIETTVGRVLFNEKVPAAAGFINTVLTKKSLRDIIGNILKVTSVPETAAFLDEIKTLGYNFAFRGGLSFSLGDIIIPPEKQSMIDEANKKVDGITGNYNMGLITNNERYNQVIDIWTSTNAELTELSMKRIREDQQGFNSVYMMLDSGARGSKEQIRQLTGMRGLMAKPKKSNAGGGEIIENPILSNFKEGLSILEYFISTHGARKGLADTALKTADAGYLTRRLVDVSQDVIVNSEDCGTLRGVEVTPLKKNDEVVESLAERIVGRVSLNDVYNPLTEEVLVEAGQLINETIADKIEQSPVESVEVRSPLTCEAKQGICAQCYGRNLATNKMVQRGEAVGVVAAQSIGEPGTQLTLRTFHVGGIAGNISEENKLVTKFDGIAEIEDLKTVKGTDNEGNEVDVVISRTSELKLVDKKTGIVLSTNNIPYGSHIFIKNGESLKAGDVVCSWDPYNGVIISEFAGKVRYENIEQGITYQVEIDEQTGFQEKVISESRNKKLIPTLIIEDSKGEAIRSYNLPVGAHIMIDDGEKIKVGKILVKIPRKSAKAGDITGGLPRVTELFEARNPSNPAVVSEIDGVVSFGKIKRGNREIIVESKLGEIKKYLVKLSNQILVQENDFVKAGMPLSDGSVTPNDILNIKGPSAVQQYLVNEVQEVYRLQGVKINDKHFEVVVRQMMRKVRIIDSGDTTFLEDQLVHKSDFIEENDEIFGMKVVENAGDSTNLKEGQIITAFQLRDENSILKREDKQLVDARDARPATATPILQGITRASLQTKSFISAASFQETTKVLNEAAVSGKVDTLEGLKENVIVGHRIPAGTGMRTYDNIIVGSKEEFDQMMKAKQEVNFN, from the coding sequence ATGGCTAGAAAACAAGATAAGAATTCAGTAAAGAGATTTAATAAAATCTCAATTGGTTTAGCATCACCAGAATCTATATTAGCAGAATCTAGAGGTGAAGTTTTAAAACCAGAAACTATAAATTATCGTACTCATAAACCAGAAAGAGATGGTTTATTTTGCGAGCGTATTTTTGGACCTGTAAAAGATTACGAATGTGCTTGTGGTAAATATAAACGTATTCGTTATAAAGGAATAGTTTGTGACCGTTGTGGAGTAGAAGTTACAGAAAAAAAAGTACGTCGTGACCGTGTAGGACATATCAATTTAGTTGTCCCAGTTGCTCATATCTGGTATTTCCGTTCTTTACCTAATAAAATAGGGTATTTATTAGGATTACCTTCAAAGAAATTAGATATGATTATTTACTACGAAAGATACGTAGTAATTCAACCAGGAAATGCTAAAAATGAAGAAGGAGAACCATTACAAAAAATGGACTTCTTAACAGAAGAAGAATATTTAAACATTTTAGAAACGCTTCCTCAAGACAATAATTATCTTGAAGATACAGACCCAAATAAGTTTATAGCTAAAATGGGTGCAGAATGTTTAATTGATTTATTAGCTAGAATTGACTTAGATGGCTTATCATTTGAGTTACGTCATAAAGCAAATACTGAAACTTCAAAACAACGTAAAACAGAAGCTTTAAAGCGTTTACAAGTTGTTGAAGCTTTAAGAGAATCTAATGAATACAGAGAGAATCGTCCAGAATGGATGATAATGAAAGTGGTACCTGTAATTCCACCAGAATTAAGACCTCTTGTACCTTTAGATGGTGGACGTTTTGCTACTTCAGATTTAAATGATTTATACCGTCGTGTAATTATTCGTAACAACCGTTTAAAGCGATTAGTAGAAATTAAAGCGCCTGAAGTAATTTTACGTAATGAAAAGCGTATGTTACAAGAATCTGTAGATTCATTATTTGATAACACACGTAAATCTTCAGCAGTAAAAACAGATTCTAACAGACCATTAAAGTCTTTATCAGACTCTTTAAAAGGTAAACAAGGACGTTTCCGTCAAAACTTATTAGGAAAACGTGTAGACTATTCAGCACGTTCTGTAATTGTTGTAGGACCAGAATTAAAATTATTTGAATGTGGTCTTCCTAAAAATATGGCGGCAGAATTATACAAGCCTTTCGTTATTAGAAAATTAATCGAGAGAGGAATTGTAAAAACAGTTAAGTCTGCAAAGAAAATTATAGACAAAAAAGAACCAGTAGTTTGGGATATTTTAGAAAACGTTTTAAAAGGACATCCAGTACTATTAAACCGTGCTCCTACGCTTCACAGACTTGGTATTCAAGCTTTCCAACCTAAATTAATAGAAGGAAAAGCGATACAATTACATCCATTAGTGTGTACGGCATTTAACGCCGATTTTGATGGTGACCAAATGGCGGTTCACTTACCATTAGGTCCAGAAGCTATTCTTGAAGCGCAATTATTAATGTTAGCGTCTCATAATATCTTAAACCCTGCAAATGGTTCGCCAGTAACAGTACCATCTCAGGATATGGTACTTGGGTTATATTATATGACGAAGCACAAAAAATCTACTCCAGAACTAGTAGTGAAAGGAGAAGGTTTAACGTTCTATTCAGCAGAAGAAGTTACAATAGCTTACAACGAAAAGCGTGTAGATCTTAACGCAGGAATTAAAGTACGTGCTATAGATTTTAATGAAGCAGGAGAATTAGTACCTCAAATTATAGAAACAACTGTTGGTCGTGTACTTTTCAATGAAAAAGTACCAGCAGCAGCAGGTTTTATAAATACGGTATTAACAAAAAAATCTTTAAGAGATATTATTGGTAATATCCTTAAAGTAACAAGTGTACCAGAAACAGCTGCTTTCCTTGACGAAATTAAAACATTAGGTTATAATTTCGCATTTAGAGGTGGATTATCATTTAGTTTAGGTGATATTATTATCCCACCAGAAAAGCAGTCAATGATAGACGAGGCTAACAAAAAAGTGGACGGAATTACCGGAAACTATAACATGGGACTAATAACAAATAACGAACGTTATAACCAAGTTATTGATATCTGGACTTCTACAAATGCCGAGTTAACAGAGCTTTCTATGAAGCGTATTAGAGAAGACCAACAAGGGTTTAACTCTGTATATATGATGCTAGATTCTGGAGCTCGTGGATCTAAAGAACAGATTCGTCAGCTTACAGGAATGCGTGGATTAATGGCAAAACCTAAAAAATCTAACGCAGGTGGAGGAGAAATTATTGAAAACCCAATTCTTTCTAACTTTAAAGAAGGGCTTTCAATTTTAGAATACTTTATCTCAACGCACGGTGCTCGTAAAGGTCTTGCCGATACAGCATTAAAAACAGCCGATGCAGGTTACTTAACACGTCGTTTAGTAGACGTATCACAAGATGTTATTGTAAATAGTGAAGATTGTGGTACTTTAAGAGGAGTAGAAGTTACACCTCTTAAAAAGAATGACGAAGTTGTTGAGAGTTTAGCTGAAAGAATTGTTGGACGTGTATCATTAAACGATGTATACAATCCTTTAACTGAAGAAGTTTTAGTAGAGGCTGGTCAATTAATTAATGAAACAATTGCTGATAAAATAGAACAATCACCAGTAGAATCTGTAGAAGTTCGTTCACCATTAACATGTGAAGCAAAACAAGGTATTTGTGCACAATGTTACGGACGTAACCTTGCTACTAATAAAATGGTTCAACGTGGTGAAGCTGTTGGAGTAGTAGCAGCTCAATCTATTGGAGAACCAGGAACACAGTTAACACTTCGTACATTCCACGTTGGAGGTATTGCAGGAAACATTTCAGAAGAAAATAAACTTGTAACTAAATTTGATGGAATTGCCGAAATCGAAGACCTTAAAACAGTTAAGGGTACCGATAATGAAGGTAACGAAGTAGATGTTGTAATCTCTCGTACATCAGAATTAAAATTAGTAGATAAGAAAACAGGAATTGTACTAAGTACAAATAATATACCTTACGGTTCTCACATTTTTATTAAAAATGGAGAATCTTTAAAAGCAGGAGATGTTGTTTGTTCATGGGATCCATACAACGGTGTAATTATTTCAGAATTTGCTGGTAAAGTAAGATATGAAAACATCGAACAAGGTATAACTTATCAAGTTGAAATTGATGAGCAAACAGGTTTCCAAGAGAAAGTAATTTCTGAATCTAGAAATAAAAAGCTTATCCCTACTTTAATTATCGAAGATAGTAAAGGTGAAGCTATAAGATCATACAACTTACCAGTTGGTGCTCATATAATGATTGACGATGGAGAAAAGATTAAGGTTGGTAAAATCTTAGTTAAGATTCCTCGTAAATCTGCAAAAGCAGGTGATATTACAGGAGGTTTACCTCGTGTAACCGAGTTATTTGAAGCACGTAATCCTTCTAATCCAGCAGTAGTTAGTGAGATTGATGGTGTTGTATCTTTCGGTAAGATTAAGCGTGGTAATCGTGAGATTATTGTGGAATCTAAATTAGGTGAAATTAAAAAATACCTAGTTAAGTTATCTAACCAAATTTTAGTACAAGAAAACGATTTTGTTAAAGCAGGAATGCCATTATCAGATGGATCTGTAACGCCTAATGATATATTAAATATCAAAGGTCCTTCAGCTGTACAACAATATCTAGTTAATGAGGTACAAGAAGTATATCGTCTTCAAGGTGTTAAAATTAATGATAAACACTTTGAGGTTGTAGTAAGACAAATGATGCGTAAAGTAAGAATTATCGATTCTGGTGATACTACTTTCTTAGAAGATCAGCTTGTTCATAAATCAGATTTTATCGAAGAAAATGATGAAATCTTTGGAATGAAAGTTGTTGAAAACGCAGGCGACTCTACAAACTTAAAAGAAGGACAAATTATTACAGCCTTCCAATTAAGAGACGAAAATTCTATACTAAAACGTGAAGATAAACAGTTAGTAGACGCTAGAGACGCAAGACCAGCAACTGCAACACCTATCTTACAAGGTATAACTAGAGCATCGTTACAAACTAAATCATTTATATCTGCAGCATCGTTCCAGGAAACTACAAAAGTACTAAACGAAGCAGCTGTAAGTGGTAAAGTAGATACTTTAGAAGGTCTAAAAGAAAATGTTATCGTAGGACACCGTATTCCAGCAGGTACAGGTATGCGTACTTATGATAATATCATAGTAGGATCTAAAGAAGAATTTGATCAAATGATGAAGGCTAAGCAAGAAGTAAACTTTAACTAG
- the rplL gene encoding 50S ribosomal protein L7/L12 — translation MADLKDFAEQLVNLTVKEVNELATILKDEYGIEPAAAAVAVAAGGAAAGGDAAEEKTEFDVVLKSAGASKLAVVKLVKELTGLGLKEAKELVDGAPSNIKEGVSKDEAEGLKSSLEEAGAEVELK, via the coding sequence ATGGCAGATTTAAAAGATTTCGCAGAACAATTAGTTAACTTAACAGTTAAAGAAGTAAACGAGTTAGCTACTATTTTAAAAGATGAGTATGGTATAGAGCCTGCTGCTGCTGCAGTAGCTGTTGCTGCTGGTGGTGCTGCTGCTGGTGGAGACGCTGCAGAAGAAAAAACTGAATTTGATGTAGTTCTTAAATCAGCTGGAGCTTCTAAGCTTGCAGTTGTTAAATTAGTAAAAGAATTAACAGGTTTAGGATTAAAAGAAGCTAAAGAATTAGTAGATGGTGCACCAAGCAACATCAAAGAAGGAGTTTCTAAAGACGAAGCTGAAGGCTTAAAATCTTCATTAGAAGAAGCAGGAGCAGAGGTTGAGCTTAAGTAA
- a CDS encoding DUF3467 domain-containing protein, whose amino-acid sequence MSDAKDNKPKQGINIELDEKTAEGTYSNLAIINHSVSEFVIDFVSIMPGTPKSKVKSRIILTPQHAKRLLKALGDNVQRFENAHGEIKDYEQPPIPLNFGPTGQA is encoded by the coding sequence ATGTCAGACGCAAAAGATAATAAACCAAAACAAGGAATAAATATAGAGTTAGATGAGAAAACTGCAGAAGGAACTTATTCTAACCTAGCCATTATTAATCACTCAGTTTCAGAATTTGTTATAGATTTTGTAAGCATTATGCCAGGTACTCCAAAAAGTAAAGTAAAATCTAGAATAATATTAACTCCGCAACATGCAAAAAGATTATTAAAAGCTTTAGGAGATAATGTACAGCGATTTGAAAATGCTCATGGAGAAATTAAAGATTATGAGCAACCTCCAATTCCTTTAAATTTTGGACCAACTGGTCAAGCATAA
- the rpoB gene encoding DNA-directed RNA polymerase subunit beta, with the protein MLVTQAERLNFSSIVNRTEYPDFMDIQIKSFQDFFQLETKSEERGDEGLYNTFLENFPITDTRNQFVLEFLDYFIDPPRYTIEECIERGLTYSVPLKARLKLYCTDPEHEDFETIVQDVYLGTIPYMTPSGTFVINGAERVVVSQLHRSPGVFFGQSFHANGTKLYSARVIPFKGSWIEFATDINQVMYAYIDRKKKLPVTTLFRAIGFERDKDILEIFDLAEEVKVSKSGLKKVLGRKLAARVLNTWHEDFVDEDTGEVVSIERNEIVLDRDTELDKDNIEEILEVGVKTILLHKESSQQGDYAIIHNTLQKDPTNSEKEAVEHIYRQLRNAEPPDEETARGIIDKLFFSDQRYSLGEVGRYRMNKKLGLDIGMDKQVLTKEDIITIIKYLIELINSKAEIDDIDHLSNRRVRTVGEQLSSQFGVGLARMARTIRERMNVRDNEVFTPIDLINAKTLSSVINSFFGTNQLSQFMDQTNPLAEITHKRRLSALGPGGLSRERAGFEVRDVHYTHYGRLCPIETPEGPNIGLISSLSVYAKVNSMGFIETPYRKVTDGVVDIKGTPTYLSAEEEEEKLIAQATVKVDEDGKILHDKVIARMEGDFPVMDPKEIHYTDVAPNQISSISASLIPFLEHDDANRALMGSNMMRQAVPLLRPQSPIVGTGLEKQVASDSRVLINAEGNGVVEYVDANEIVIKYERTEDEAKVSFDSDVKTYPLIKFRKTNQGTSINLKPIVRKGDTVVKGQVLCEGYATEKGELALGRNMKVAFMPWKGYNFEDAIVISEKVVREDIFTSIHIDEYSLEVRDTKLGNEELTNDIPNVSEEATKDLDENGMIRVGAEVKPGDILIGKITPKGESDPTPEEKLLRAIFGDKAGDVKDASLKASPSLHGVVINKKLFSRAIKDKRKRAQDKEDISKLEMLYATKFDELQSVLVDKLFAIVNGKTSQGIFNDLGEEVLPKGKKFTLKMLNAVDDYTHLTGGTWTTDEHTNKLIADLIHNYKIKENDLQGALRREKFTISVGDELPSGIIKLAKVYIAKKRKLKVGDKMAGRHGNKGIVARIVRQEDMPFLEDGTPVDIVLNPLGVPSRMNIGQIYETVLGWAGQDLGRKFATPIFDGATIDQINELTDEAGIPRYGHTYLYDGGTGDRFDQPATVGVIYMLKLGHMVDDKMHARSIGPYSLITQQPLGGKAQFGGQRFGEMEVWALEAYGASSTLREILTVKSDDVVGRAKTYEAIVKGEPMPEPGLPESFNVLMHELKGLGLDIRLEE; encoded by the coding sequence ATGTTAGTAACACAAGCTGAAAGATTAAATTTCTCTTCTATTGTAAATAGAACAGAATATCCTGACTTTATGGATATTCAGATTAAATCCTTCCAGGATTTTTTCCAACTAGAAACTAAATCTGAAGAAAGAGGTGATGAAGGACTATATAACACCTTCCTAGAAAACTTTCCAATTACAGACACACGTAATCAATTCGTATTAGAATTTTTAGATTACTTTATCGATCCACCAAGATATACTATAGAAGAGTGTATTGAAAGAGGATTAACTTATAGCGTACCTTTAAAAGCTAGATTAAAATTATATTGTACAGATCCAGAACACGAAGATTTCGAGACTATTGTACAAGATGTATATTTAGGTACTATTCCATATATGACTCCAAGTGGAACTTTTGTTATCAATGGAGCAGAAAGAGTTGTTGTATCTCAATTACATAGATCGCCAGGAGTATTTTTTGGTCAATCATTCCATGCTAATGGAACAAAATTATATTCAGCTAGAGTAATACCTTTTAAAGGATCTTGGATAGAGTTTGCTACAGACATTAATCAAGTGATGTATGCTTACATCGATAGAAAGAAAAAATTACCTGTAACGACTTTATTTAGAGCAATTGGATTTGAGCGTGATAAAGATATATTAGAAATTTTTGATCTTGCAGAAGAAGTTAAAGTTTCTAAATCTGGTCTTAAAAAAGTATTAGGACGAAAATTAGCAGCACGTGTACTTAACACTTGGCATGAAGATTTCGTAGATGAAGATACAGGAGAAGTTGTATCTATTGAACGTAACGAAATAGTTCTAGATCGTGATACAGAACTAGATAAAGATAATATTGAAGAAATCTTAGAAGTAGGAGTTAAAACAATCTTACTTCATAAAGAATCTTCTCAGCAAGGTGATTATGCTATTATTCATAACACTTTACAAAAAGATCCAACAAACTCTGAAAAAGAAGCTGTAGAGCATATCTATCGTCAATTACGTAACGCAGAGCCGCCAGATGAGGAAACAGCTAGAGGTATAATTGATAAATTATTCTTCTCTGATCAACGTTATTCTCTTGGTGAAGTTGGACGTTATAGAATGAACAAAAAATTAGGTCTTGATATTGGTATGGACAAACAAGTTCTTACTAAAGAAGATATCATTACCATTATTAAATATTTAATCGAGTTAATCAATTCTAAAGCAGAGATTGATGATATTGATCACTTATCTAACCGTCGTGTACGTACAGTAGGAGAACAATTATCATCTCAATTTGGTGTTGGTTTAGCTCGTATGGCTCGTACAATTCGCGAGCGTATGAATGTACGTGATAACGAAGTTTTTACTCCAATAGACTTAATTAATGCTAAGACATTATCTTCAGTAATTAATTCATTCTTTGGAACAAACCAGTTATCTCAGTTTATGGATCAAACAAATCCATTAGCAGAGATTACTCACAAACGTCGTTTATCTGCATTAGGACCAGGAGGATTATCAAGAGAAAGAGCAGGATTCGAGGTACGTGACGTTCACTATACACACTACGGAAGACTTTGTCCTATTGAAACACCAGAAGGTCCAAATATTGGATTAATTTCTTCACTTTCAGTATATGCTAAAGTGAATTCAATGGGATTCATTGAAACTCCATATAGAAAAGTAACAGACGGTGTTGTAGATATTAAAGGAACACCAACATATTTAAGTGCAGAAGAAGAAGAAGAAAAGTTAATCGCTCAAGCAACTGTAAAAGTTGATGAAGATGGTAAAATACTTCATGATAAAGTAATTGCTAGAATGGAAGGCGATTTCCCAGTAATGGATCCAAAAGAAATTCATTATACAGATGTAGCGCCTAACCAAATTTCTTCTATATCAGCATCTTTAATCCCATTCTTAGAGCATGATGATGCCAACCGTGCATTAATGGGATCAAACATGATGCGTCAAGCAGTACCATTATTAAGACCTCAATCTCCAATTGTAGGAACAGGTCTTGAAAAACAGGTAGCATCAGATTCTCGTGTATTAATTAATGCAGAAGGAAATGGTGTTGTAGAATACGTAGACGCTAATGAAATAGTAATTAAATACGAGCGTACAGAAGACGAAGCTAAAGTTAGTTTTGATAGCGACGTTAAAACATATCCTTTAATCAAGTTTAGAAAAACTAATCAAGGTACATCAATAAACTTAAAGCCTATTGTAAGAAAAGGTGATACAGTTGTTAAAGGTCAAGTACTTTGTGAAGGTTATGCTACTGAAAAAGGAGAATTAGCCTTAGGAAGAAATATGAAAGTAGCCTTTATGCCTTGGAAAGGGTATAACTTTGAGGATGCAATTGTAATTTCAGAAAAAGTAGTACGTGAAGATATTTTTACTTCTATTCATATAGATGAGTATTCATTAGAAGTAAGAGATACAAAACTAGGTAATGAAGAGTTAACTAACGATATACCAAACGTTTCTGAAGAAGCTACTAAAGATTTAGATGAAAATGGTATGATCCGCGTTGGAGCAGAAGTTAAACCTGGAGATATTTTAATTGGAAAAATTACTCCTAAAGGTGAATCTGATCCAACACCAGAAGAAAAACTTTTAAGAGCAATTTTTGGTGATAAAGCTGGTGACGTAAAAGATGCATCATTAAAAGCATCGCCTTCTTTACATGGTGTTGTTATAAACAAAAAATTATTTTCTAGAGCGATTAAAGATAAACGTAAAAGAGCTCAAGACAAAGAAGATATTTCTAAATTAGAAATGCTATATGCAACAAAATTTGACGAATTACAATCTGTATTAGTAGACAAATTATTTGCTATAGTAAACGGTAAAACATCTCAAGGTATCTTTAACGATCTTGGAGAAGAAGTGTTGCCAAAAGGTAAAAAGTTTACTTTAAAAATGTTAAACGCAGTAGATGATTATACGCATTTAACAGGAGGAACTTGGACAACTGATGAGCATACTAATAAGTTAATCGCAGATTTAATCCATAACTATAAGATTAAAGAAAACGATTTACAAGGAGCTTTAAGACGTGAGAAATTTACAATATCTGTAGGAGATGAACTTCCATCAGGAATAATTAAACTAGCTAAAGTTTACATTGCTAAAAAACGTAAACTTAAAGTAGGAGATAAGATGGCAGGACGACATGGTAACAAAGGTATTGTTGCTAGAATTGTTCGTCAAGAAGATATGCCATTCTTAGAAGATGGAACGCCAGTAGATATCGTACTTAACCCATTAGGTGTACCATCTCGTATGAATATTGGACAGATTTATGAAACTGTTTTAGGATGGGCAGGACAAGATTTAGGTAGAAAATTTGCAACTCCAATTTTTGATGGAGCTACTATAGATCAAATTAATGAGTTAACAGACGAAGCAGGTATACCAAGATACGGACATACTTATTTATATGATGGAGGTACAGGAGATCGTTTTGATCAACCTGCAACAGTAGGTGTGATTTACATGCTTAAGCTTGGTCACATGGTTGATGATAAGATGCATGCTCGTTCTATTGGACCTTACTCTTTAATTACACAACAACCTTTAGGTGGTAAAGCACAATTTGGAGGTCAGCGTTTTGGAGAGATGGAAGTTTGGGCACTAGAAGCATATGGTGCATCAAGCACACTTAGAGAAATCTTGACAGTAAAATCTGATGACGTGGTAGGTAGAGCAAAAACTTACGAAGCAATCGTAAAAGGAGAGCCAATGCCAGAACCAGGATTACCAGAATCTTTTAACGTATTAATGCACGAATTAAAAGGATTAGGGTTAGACATTAGATTAGAAGAATAA